Proteins encoded by one window of Kineosporia sp. NBRC 101731:
- a CDS encoding NADH-quinone oxidoreductase subunit C, with protein sequence MSVDAAGTPVVDVPASGWVAAATCARDELDLDFLDWLSAVDEPEGDPAGLDVVLHLAGSDSFGSSDRRVRRLLLRTRVPNRDLNLPSLTSLWPGVAWHERETHEMFGLTFTGFSDGSGAGLRPLLLPDGFEGTPLRKSFVLAARAAKAWPGAKDPGDSGAKAPTRRKTLPPGVPDPSWGPHEPGTPREVASEPPRRASRAGIPERPARIARATSRVVRTTEAPIEATGARASVDPAKTSVVPAAAGALAPASPSEPNETAASTPASTPASTPASTATDDPSAHTELPASTPERDA encoded by the coding sequence GTGAGCGTAGACGCCGCCGGCACCCCGGTGGTCGATGTTCCCGCCTCCGGCTGGGTCGCGGCGGCCACCTGCGCCCGTGACGAACTGGACCTCGACTTCCTCGACTGGCTCTCGGCGGTGGACGAGCCCGAGGGCGATCCGGCCGGGCTCGACGTGGTGCTGCACCTGGCCGGGTCCGACTCGTTCGGCTCGTCCGACCGCAGGGTGCGCCGCCTGCTGCTGCGCACCCGGGTGCCGAACCGAGACCTGAATCTGCCGAGCCTCACGTCGCTGTGGCCGGGTGTGGCCTGGCACGAGCGTGAGACCCACGAGATGTTCGGCCTGACCTTCACCGGCTTCTCCGACGGTTCGGGGGCCGGGCTGCGCCCACTGCTGCTGCCCGACGGTTTCGAGGGCACCCCGCTCCGCAAGTCGTTCGTCCTGGCCGCCCGCGCGGCGAAGGCCTGGCCCGGTGCCAAAGATCCCGGCGACTCCGGCGCCAAGGCCCCCACCCGCCGCAAGACCCTGCCCCCAGGAGTCCCGGACCCGTCCTGGGGCCCCCACGAACCAGGCACTCCACGAGAAGTCGCCTCCGAGCCACCCCGCCGAGCGTCACGGGCGGGCATTCCCGAGCGCCCCGCAAGGATCGCCCGGGCGACGAGTCGGGTAGTCAGGACGACAGAGGCTCCCATCGAGGCGACCGGGGCTCGCGCTTCTGTCGACCCGGCAAAGACTTCCGTTGTCCCCGCCGCGGCCGGCGCTCTCGCCCCTGCCAGTCCGTCCGAGCCGAACGAGACCGCCGCGTCCACTCCCGCGTCCACTCCCGCGTCCACTCCCGCGTCCACTGCCACCGACGATCCCTCGGCGCACACCGAGCTACCCGCGTCCACCCCCGAGCGCGACGCATGA
- the nuoH gene encoding NADH-quinone oxidoreductase subunit NuoH, giving the protein MTLDAGLVAEIVLRTLAVLVAFLTLPLVVGQTEHKVMAHMQGRLGPMYAGGFHGWAQLVADGVKFLQKEDIVPDRADAGVFRLAPGVALVPYLVAMAVIPLSPDWVAADVDAGLLFVLAASAVAVLGTLMAGWSSGNKYALLGSMRAAAQLLAYELPLVLAAASVAMAAGTLSLTGIGEAWQWWWLFWQAPALIVFVVAGLAEVQRPPFDMPIADSELVAGPYTEYTGLRFALFLLSEYAGIVVLSALTAVLFLGGWHGPFSDTLGPLWTLLKTGMVAVVVIWLRVAWPRLREDQLQRLAWAGLVPVALAQLALTAVVVVA; this is encoded by the coding sequence ATGACCCTCGACGCCGGGCTGGTGGCCGAGATCGTGCTGCGCACGCTGGCCGTGCTGGTCGCGTTCCTCACCCTGCCGCTGGTGGTCGGGCAGACCGAGCACAAGGTGATGGCGCACATGCAGGGGCGGCTGGGCCCGATGTACGCCGGAGGGTTCCACGGGTGGGCGCAGCTCGTGGCCGACGGGGTGAAGTTCCTGCAGAAGGAAGACATCGTCCCGGACCGGGCCGATGCCGGCGTGTTCCGGCTGGCTCCCGGGGTGGCGCTGGTGCCTTATCTGGTGGCGATGGCGGTGATTCCGCTGAGCCCGGACTGGGTGGCGGCGGACGTGGACGCCGGGCTGCTGTTCGTCCTGGCCGCGAGCGCCGTCGCGGTGCTGGGCACCCTGATGGCGGGCTGGTCGAGCGGGAACAAGTACGCGCTGCTGGGGTCGATGCGTGCGGCCGCCCAGCTACTGGCCTACGAGCTGCCGCTGGTGCTGGCGGCGGCGAGCGTGGCGATGGCCGCGGGCACGCTGTCGCTGACGGGCATCGGTGAGGCCTGGCAGTGGTGGTGGCTGTTCTGGCAGGCCCCGGCCCTGATCGTGTTCGTGGTGGCAGGGCTGGCCGAGGTGCAGCGCCCGCCGTTCGACATGCCGATCGCCGACTCCGAGCTGGTGGCCGGTCCCTACACCGAGTACACCGGGCTGCGGTTCGCGTTGTTCCTGCTCAGCGAGTACGCGGGCATCGTGGTGCTGTCCGCGCTGACCGCGGTGCTGTTTCTCGGCGGCTGGCACGGCCCGTTCAGCGACACGCTGGGCCCGCTCTGGACGCTGCTGAAGACCGGGATGGTCGCGGTCGTCGTGATCTGGCTGCGGGTGGCCTGGCCACGCCTGCGGGAGGACCAGCTGCAACGGCTGGCCTGGGCGGGGCTCGTGCCCGTCGCCCTGGCCCAGCTGGCCCTCACCGCCGTGGTCGTCGTGGCCTGA
- a CDS encoding GNAT family N-acetyltransferase — translation MSNSPVTDLVFRDVPFDSPEAVSLIAEVQQEYVVRYGGPDDTPVDPAEFAPPSGLFTIAEAGGELAGCVGLRGNPAEGEGSVEMKRLYVRPGFRRHGLARRLLASAELRAMALGYTRLILETGTKQPEAVALYRSAGYLPHAGFGLYQHEEGALHFVKNLD, via the coding sequence GTGAGCAACTCCCCCGTAACCGATCTGGTCTTCCGTGACGTCCCGTTCGACAGCCCTGAAGCGGTCTCCCTGATCGCCGAGGTCCAGCAGGAGTACGTCGTCCGCTACGGCGGACCGGACGACACCCCCGTCGACCCGGCCGAATTCGCTCCGCCCTCGGGCCTGTTCACCATCGCCGAGGCCGGTGGCGAGCTCGCCGGCTGCGTCGGCCTGCGGGGGAACCCCGCCGAGGGTGAGGGGTCGGTGGAGATGAAGCGGTTGTACGTGCGCCCCGGGTTCCGCCGTCACGGCCTGGCCCGGCGCCTGCTGGCCTCGGCCGAGCTGCGCGCGATGGCCCTGGGCTACACCCGCCTGATCCTGGAGACGGGCACGAAGCAGCCGGAGGCCGTGGCCCTGTACCGCAGCGCGGGCTACCTGCCGCACGCCGGCTTCGGGCTCTACCAGCACGAGGAAGGCGCGCTCCACTTCGTGAAGAACCTGGACTAG
- a CDS encoding VOC family protein, which produces MTCAFCLFPGARDAQEQNAPTTPSGLIAALLAVFPFVERVTGIGGLFFRSKDPERLAAWYEDHLGVTPVPLTYEEAPWISQSGPTVFAAFADDAEHFGRPQQQWMVNFRVRDLDAMVAQLRRAGIAVEVDEEIYPNGRFARVHDPEGNPVELWEP; this is translated from the coding sequence ATGACCTGCGCATTCTGTCTTTTTCCAGGCGCCCGCGACGCCCAGGAACAGAATGCGCCAACCACTCCGAGCGGCCTGATCGCGGCCCTTCTGGCAGTATTCCCATTTGTGGAACGCGTGACGGGCATCGGGGGACTGTTCTTCCGGAGCAAGGATCCGGAGAGACTGGCCGCCTGGTATGAAGACCACCTCGGCGTGACGCCAGTGCCCTTGACGTACGAAGAAGCGCCCTGGATTTCACAGTCCGGGCCGACGGTCTTCGCCGCATTCGCTGACGACGCCGAGCACTTCGGGCGACCCCAGCAGCAATGGATGGTCAATTTCCGGGTCCGCGACCTGGACGCGATGGTGGCCCAGCTGCGGCGGGCCGGCATCGCCGTCGAGGTCGACGAGGAGATCTATCCCAACGGCCGCTTCGCCCGGGTGCACGACCCCGAAGGCAACCCCGTGGAACTATGGGAGCCGTGA
- a CDS encoding TetR family transcriptional regulator C-terminal domain-containing protein has translation MARQQAEIRREEILRAAAAVVGRKGFARTRVADVAAELGISAGLVFYHFDSKERLLSEAFVMASDRDLDAMDAAIAGPGTHAERVRNVIRLYQQISSDPGDREVWSHNIDAWAEGRYTAEIREVVRRNDARWRHGLTRLVAAGAEAGEFTCPDPQEAALRICVMLDGLAVATQVRGTLAKGRARAWAEEHAARELGLPAPVFPVQQLPPAQR, from the coding sequence GTGGCGCGGCAGCAGGCTGAGATCCGGCGCGAGGAGATTCTCCGGGCCGCGGCGGCGGTGGTCGGGCGCAAGGGATTCGCGCGGACCCGGGTGGCCGATGTCGCGGCGGAGCTCGGAATCAGTGCCGGCCTGGTCTTTTACCATTTCGATTCCAAAGAGCGGCTGCTCTCCGAGGCATTTGTGATGGCCTCCGACCGCGATCTGGACGCCATGGACGCGGCGATTGCCGGCCCGGGCACCCACGCCGAGCGCGTGCGTAACGTGATCCGGCTCTACCAGCAGATCTCCTCCGACCCCGGCGACCGCGAGGTGTGGTCGCACAACATCGACGCCTGGGCCGAGGGCCGCTACACCGCCGAGATCCGCGAGGTGGTCCGCCGCAATGACGCGCGCTGGCGCCACGGCCTGACCCGGCTGGTCGCGGCCGGGGCTGAGGCCGGGGAGTTCACCTGCCCCGACCCGCAGGAGGCCGCGCTGCGGATCTGCGTGATGCTCGACGGGCTCGCGGTCGCCACCCAGGTCCGCGGCACGCTGGCGAAGGGCAGGGCGAGAGCATGGGCCGAGGAGCACGCCGCGCGAGAACTGGGGCTCCCGGCGCCGGTCTTCCCGGTGCAGCAGCTTCCACCCGCCCAGCGCTGA
- a CDS encoding 4Fe-4S binding protein: MTNPQHDDAGSPDGHRHGVGGGLVSGLATTARALARHTHTQEYPDVRPDLPPRSRGVIALLAENCTSCMLCARECPDWCIYIESHKEEVPAPEPGGRPRQKNVLDRFAIDFSLCMYCGICIEACPFDALFWSPEFEYAEFDIRDLLHESDRLESWMASVPPPPLPDPGAVEAKEVGVARTAADKAIAAYEASLARKREAEDPDATTPMVPVDDQAGETSISTDETTELPPVTDETQVLPPADEGER, from the coding sequence GTGACCAACCCACAGCACGACGACGCGGGTAGCCCTGACGGCCACCGGCACGGCGTCGGCGGGGGCCTGGTCTCCGGGCTGGCCACCACGGCCCGGGCCCTGGCGCGGCACACCCACACGCAGGAGTACCCGGACGTCCGGCCCGATCTGCCTCCACGCAGCCGCGGGGTGATCGCCCTGCTCGCCGAGAACTGCACCAGTTGCATGCTGTGCGCCCGTGAGTGCCCGGACTGGTGCATCTACATCGAGTCGCACAAGGAAGAGGTCCCGGCTCCCGAGCCCGGCGGCCGTCCCCGGCAGAAGAACGTGCTGGACCGCTTCGCCATCGACTTCTCCCTGTGCATGTACTGCGGCATCTGCATCGAGGCCTGCCCGTTCGACGCGCTCTTCTGGAGCCCCGAGTTCGAGTACGCCGAGTTCGACATCCGCGACCTGCTGCACGAGAGCGACCGGCTCGAGAGCTGGATGGCCAGCGTCCCGCCCCCGCCCCTGCCCGACCCCGGAGCCGTCGAGGCGAAGGAGGTCGGCGTGGCGAGAACGGCCGCGGACAAGGCGATTGCGGCGTACGAGGCGTCCTTGGCGAGGAAGCGTGAGGCCGAGGACCCGGACGCCACCACCCCGATGGTGCCGGTGGACGACCAGGCGGGGGAGACGTCCATCAGCACGGACGAAACCACCGAGTTGCCCCCGGTGACCGACGAGACCCAGGTCTTGCCACCTGCTGACGAGGGTGAGCGGTGA
- a CDS encoding NADH-quinone oxidoreductase subunit J: MSGLDLLLTALAVLAAASALLAVTGSRVVHCALWLVVSLGALAGVYLVLGAEVVALVQLLVYVGAVVVLVIFALMLTRAPVEPSSRLDAPKGQKLAAVVAGISVGGILAGTLIYALQDLTVEVQGEQGSARNIGQAVFSGWLLPFELLSVLLLAALVAAIAVSRHLPGTTEDGGEQ; this comes from the coding sequence GTGAGCGGACTCGACCTGCTCCTCACCGCCCTCGCGGTGCTGGCGGCGGCGAGTGCGCTGCTGGCCGTGACCGGCTCACGCGTCGTGCACTGCGCCCTGTGGCTGGTGGTGAGTCTGGGTGCGCTGGCCGGTGTGTACCTGGTGCTCGGCGCCGAGGTGGTGGCGCTGGTGCAGCTGCTGGTCTACGTCGGCGCCGTGGTGGTGCTGGTGATCTTCGCGCTGATGCTGACCCGGGCCCCGGTGGAACCGAGCAGTCGCCTGGACGCGCCGAAGGGCCAGAAGCTGGCGGCGGTGGTCGCGGGCATCTCGGTGGGCGGGATCCTGGCCGGAACGCTGATCTACGCCCTGCAGGACCTGACCGTCGAGGTGCAGGGCGAGCAGGGCAGCGCCCGGAACATCGGCCAGGCCGTGTTCTCCGGCTGGCTGCTGCCGTTCGAGCTGCTCTCGGTGCTGCTGCTGGCGGCCCTGGTGGCGGCGATCGCGGTGTCGCGTCACCTTCCCGGAACGACCGAAGACGGCGGGGAACAGTGA
- the nuoK gene encoding NADH-quinone oxidoreductase subunit NuoK has translation MIHLLGPAVLAAALAGIGVYGILARRNAVLVLIGAELLLNAANVLLVTASALPAGGLAGLEHSQAYHDPLIPGQVMTIFVITVAAAEIGLGLAIVLLLFRARGTVELTAVRELGEASPTHTETPS, from the coding sequence GTGATCCACCTGCTCGGACCGGCCGTCCTGGCCGCGGCCCTGGCGGGGATCGGGGTCTACGGCATTCTCGCCCGGCGCAACGCCGTGCTCGTGCTGATCGGCGCGGAACTCCTTCTCAACGCCGCGAACGTGTTGCTGGTGACTGCTTCGGCGCTACCGGCGGGCGGTCTGGCCGGGCTGGAGCACAGCCAGGCCTACCACGACCCGCTGATCCCGGGGCAGGTGATGACGATCTTCGTGATCACCGTCGCGGCCGCGGAGATCGGCCTGGGCCTGGCGATCGTGCTGCTGCTGTTCCGGGCCCGCGGCACTGTGGAGCTGACCGCGGTACGGGAACTGGGCGAGGCCTCGCCCACGCACACGGAGACACCGTCGTGA
- a CDS encoding proton-conducting transporter membrane subunit: MTESAAILTIVLPAVSAMLGLLMGKAWARDWAVLGSLGALVAAIVELVLVGTDGPVTAFGFLGRAQLGGTTIDLTLRSDQLSAAVAALVALVAFCVQIYSTAYLAGEGTPQAPTRYPAYAATVSLFTAAMMLVVHSADLVLLLIGWEIMGLASYLLVGHHSERAGARAAATKAFLVTRVGDIGVVLAVVVLIAGAGTTSISDLNRAATENEIGHGTVLTAGLLLLAGVVGKSAQFPLHIWLPDAMEGPTPVSALIHAATMVAAGVFLMARLLPLYLTVPGALQTGAVLASISMVGAALAALAQTDLKRLLAYSTISQVAYMLGAVCVASDRELGSGDPTALAAPGVLHLLSHGAFKALLFLAAGCIVHIVGSTALADMGGLWRTHRSLAVLFGIGLLGLAGIPPFGGFWSKEAVLSAADEAAHAGTWAGWTVLVAGVLTIVLTGLYAGRAWAIVAMGRGPVLPAVGDAETEEPHENAHGHGVPVAMMLPLYLLAIPTVAFGLVLLTPFDLLHGVEIQPGTAITGALLALSGVGWAVSAPRLGTPDIAVALPMRARSLLENAFYFDVVIRVLVVRPVLGLARTVQMLERDVVDAYVRGVRPTTEIAGAVLRRAQTGLATAYAAWVFVGAVVLTVAGMVLV, translated from the coding sequence GTGACCGAGTCCGCCGCCATCCTCACGATCGTGCTGCCCGCCGTCTCGGCGATGCTGGGGCTGCTCATGGGCAAGGCCTGGGCCCGGGACTGGGCCGTGCTCGGCTCGCTCGGCGCCCTGGTGGCCGCGATCGTGGAACTGGTGCTGGTCGGGACCGACGGCCCGGTCACGGCGTTCGGTTTCCTCGGCCGGGCCCAGCTCGGGGGCACCACCATCGATCTGACCCTGCGCTCCGACCAGCTCTCCGCCGCGGTCGCCGCTCTGGTGGCCCTGGTCGCGTTCTGCGTGCAGATCTACTCGACGGCCTACCTGGCGGGGGAGGGCACGCCGCAAGCACCGACCCGCTACCCGGCCTACGCCGCGACGGTCTCGCTGTTCACCGCCGCGATGATGCTGGTGGTGCACTCCGCCGACCTGGTGCTGCTGCTCATCGGCTGGGAGATCATGGGCTTGGCCTCGTACCTGCTCGTCGGTCACCACAGTGAACGGGCGGGCGCGAGAGCGGCTGCCACCAAGGCTTTCCTGGTCACCCGGGTCGGCGACATCGGGGTGGTGCTGGCGGTGGTGGTGCTGATCGCGGGGGCGGGCACCACGTCGATCAGCGACCTGAACCGGGCCGCCACCGAGAATGAGATCGGCCACGGCACCGTGCTGACGGCGGGCCTGCTGCTGCTTGCCGGAGTGGTGGGCAAGTCGGCGCAGTTCCCGCTGCACATCTGGCTACCGGATGCGATGGAGGGCCCGACCCCGGTCTCGGCCCTGATCCACGCCGCGACCATGGTGGCGGCCGGGGTGTTCCTGATGGCCCGGTTGCTGCCGCTCTACCTGACCGTGCCGGGCGCCCTGCAGACCGGCGCCGTCCTGGCCTCGATCAGCATGGTCGGCGCGGCCCTGGCGGCCTTGGCCCAGACCGATCTGAAACGGCTGCTGGCCTACTCCACGATCAGTCAGGTCGCGTACATGCTCGGCGCGGTCTGCGTGGCTTCCGACCGTGAGCTGGGCTCCGGTGACCCGACAGCGCTCGCCGCCCCGGGCGTCCTCCATCTTCTCTCGCACGGAGCCTTCAAGGCGCTGCTGTTCCTGGCCGCCGGATGCATCGTGCACATCGTCGGCTCGACGGCGCTCGCCGACATGGGTGGGCTCTGGCGCACGCACCGCAGCCTGGCCGTGCTCTTCGGGATCGGGTTGCTGGGGCTGGCGGGTATCCCGCCGTTCGGGGGGTTCTGGTCGAAGGAGGCCGTGCTGTCGGCCGCCGACGAGGCTGCCCACGCCGGCACCTGGGCGGGCTGGACCGTGCTGGTCGCCGGGGTTCTCACGATCGTGCTGACCGGGCTGTACGCGGGGCGGGCCTGGGCGATCGTCGCCATGGGGCGGGGCCCGGTGCTGCCCGCGGTGGGTGACGCCGAGACCGAGGAACCGCACGAGAACGCGCACGGGCACGGGGTACCCGTCGCGATGATGCTTCCCCTGTACCTTCTGGCGATCCCGACCGTGGCCTTCGGCCTGGTACTGCTGACCCCGTTCGATCTGCTGCACGGCGTCGAGATTCAGCCCGGCACCGCGATCACCGGTGCGCTGCTCGCCCTTTCGGGGGTCGGTTGGGCGGTCTCGGCGCCTCGTCTGGGCACCCCGGACATTGCCGTGGCCCTGCCCATGAGAGCGAGATCCTTGCTGGAGAACGCTTTCTACTTCGACGTCGTGATCCGGGTACTCGTGGTGCGCCCGGTACTGGGGCTGGCGCGGACGGTGCAGATGCTCGAGCGGGACGTGGTGGACGCGTATGTGCGGGGTGTGCGGCCCACCACCGAGATCGCCGGGGCCGTGCTGCGCCGCGCCCAGACCGGTCTGGCCACGGCCTACGCGGCCTGGGTGTTCGTCGGCGCGGTCGTGCTCACCGTGGCCGGGATGGTGCTCGTATGA
- a CDS encoding NADH-quinone oxidoreductase subunit M has product MSWSSWLLPVLVLVPFIGALVLTVLPDRFAVRTGLGVALVTLALAVLATYETSVAGFGRMQLEVRTDWVPALGLQAHLGMDGVSAPLVLLTALLAVLVCLHLTRVGPGRHLVICVLVVTGGALATFTALDLLLFFIAFETVLIPMWLVIRIWGDTTQPGGTATRDDAASRFVLYTATGSALMLLGIILVIARTGTSDLTELIERGGAGMSVTTQTVAAGLIVFGLAVKTPMWPLHTWLPPAHTIAPTAGSVLLAGILLKLGTYGLVRVALPVLPAGLQNVAPWLGGFAVVGIVWAGLACLTERDLKRLVALSSVAHMGFVLLGVASMTPTGLQGALYANIAHGVVSALLFFVVGALKDRHHSADLTVLGPGLRDRLPRLGGLLTLGAVAGLGLPGLAVFWGELLTIAGAWQSSALGALDRPYAVIAAVGTVIAAAYWLRVLRLIWQGTPLTDQAELPDATPHETAVTLPLVVATVVLGLLPGPLLSTTAGVVRLLLPGGGVVP; this is encoded by the coding sequence ATGAGCTGGTCGTCGTGGTTACTGCCGGTGTTGGTGCTGGTGCCGTTCATCGGTGCCCTGGTGCTGACGGTCCTTCCGGACCGGTTCGCCGTCCGGACCGGGCTGGGGGTCGCCCTGGTCACCCTGGCCCTGGCCGTCCTCGCCACCTACGAGACGAGCGTGGCCGGGTTCGGCCGGATGCAGCTGGAGGTACGCACCGACTGGGTGCCCGCCCTGGGCCTTCAGGCCCATCTGGGGATGGATGGGGTCAGCGCACCCCTGGTCCTGCTCACCGCTCTGCTGGCCGTGCTCGTGTGCCTGCACCTGACCCGGGTGGGACCGGGCCGTCACCTGGTGATCTGCGTGCTCGTGGTGACCGGCGGCGCCCTCGCCACCTTCACCGCGCTCGACCTGCTGCTGTTCTTCATCGCCTTCGAGACCGTGCTGATCCCGATGTGGCTGGTGATCCGGATCTGGGGTGACACGACCCAACCCGGAGGGACCGCCACCCGCGACGACGCCGCGAGCCGGTTCGTGCTCTACACCGCCACCGGCTCGGCGCTCATGCTGCTCGGGATCATCCTGGTGATCGCCCGCACCGGCACCTCCGACCTGACCGAGCTGATCGAACGCGGCGGCGCCGGGATGTCGGTGACCACCCAGACCGTGGCGGCCGGGCTGATCGTGTTCGGCCTGGCCGTGAAGACCCCGATGTGGCCGCTGCACACCTGGCTGCCCCCGGCCCACACGATCGCCCCGACCGCCGGATCGGTCCTGCTCGCCGGGATCCTGCTGAAACTCGGCACGTACGGCCTGGTGCGGGTGGCCTTGCCGGTGCTGCCCGCCGGCCTGCAGAACGTGGCCCCCTGGCTCGGCGGCTTCGCGGTGGTGGGCATCGTCTGGGCCGGTCTGGCCTGCCTGACCGAGCGCGACCTGAAGCGGCTGGTGGCGCTGTCGTCGGTGGCGCACATGGGTTTCGTGCTGCTCGGGGTGGCCTCGATGACCCCGACCGGCCTGCAGGGCGCGCTCTACGCCAATATCGCGCACGGCGTGGTGAGCGCCCTGCTGTTCTTCGTCGTCGGGGCGCTGAAAGACCGCCACCACAGCGCCGACCTGACCGTGCTCGGCCCCGGCCTGCGCGACCGGCTGCCCCGGCTGGGAGGGCTTCTCACCCTGGGCGCGGTCGCCGGTCTCGGACTGCCCGGCCTGGCCGTGTTCTGGGGTGAGCTGCTGACGATCGCCGGGGCCTGGCAGTCCTCCGCCCTCGGCGCCCTCGACCGGCCCTACGCCGTGATCGCCGCGGTCGGCACCGTGATCGCCGCCGCCTACTGGCTGCGCGTGCTGCGGCTGATCTGGCAGGGAACGCCGCTCACGGACCAGGCCGAGCTCCCCGACGCCACCCCTCACGAGACCGCCGTCACCCTTCCCCTGGTGGTGGCCACCGTCGTCCTCGGACTGTTACCCGGTCCGCTGCTGTCCACCACCGCCGGGGTGGTCCGGCTGCTCCTGCCCGGCGGGGGAGTGGTGCCGTGA
- a CDS encoding proton-conducting transporter membrane subunit, giving the protein MLTDITGTLTGVPEIDAVALLPVIAPVVALLLVLLIDAVRPVRPLLNLVTLAGLLTAAGGVAYLALEGTERSTACSTGVVVGTAGLSGPSPLPESLSPSDVGFGCSYLVSDFTLTVQAIVLVAAIGCLLLAVDGPGAKDRTAHHTLLLATVAGATALAGARDLATLTVALETATLPAIGLIALRRDAQGAQAAVTLLLTAIASLGLLLLGIGLLFLATGSLYLSRIADVLASDPDEKVLVVAVAGAVLALAGIGFKISLVPFHQWTPDTYAGAPLPIAALLSTVSKAAGLAAAAVLLGIGLPALHAAWAPVIGVLAALTMTVGNLVALRQQVAVRLLAWSTVAQAGWVVLPLAASGTTRDGVREAVGASLGYLLAYVVASLAVFAVVVLVARHHRAGEEHTLAAYRGLARTEPVASAVLMFALACLAGLPPGVMGLIAKVVALRPVVDAQLWPLAVVAALNVALALAYYLRWTALLLATTDQVTDQATPRWRLRPAEGIVLGGAAAGCLGLSIGAGTIAGLLPDLLH; this is encoded by the coding sequence ATGCTCACCGACATCACCGGGACGCTCACCGGTGTCCCCGAGATCGACGCGGTGGCCCTGCTCCCCGTCATTGCCCCCGTGGTCGCGCTGCTGCTGGTGCTGCTGATCGACGCCGTCCGACCGGTGAGGCCCCTGCTGAACCTGGTCACCCTGGCCGGCCTGCTCACCGCCGCCGGTGGGGTGGCCTACCTGGCGCTCGAGGGCACCGAACGCTCCACGGCCTGCTCCACCGGAGTGGTGGTGGGCACGGCCGGCCTGAGCGGGCCCTCACCCCTGCCCGAGAGCCTGAGCCCGTCCGACGTCGGCTTCGGCTGCTCCTACCTGGTTTCCGACTTCACCCTCACCGTGCAGGCGATCGTGCTGGTGGCCGCGATCGGCTGCCTGCTGCTGGCCGTCGACGGCCCGGGCGCGAAGGACCGCACCGCCCACCACACCCTGCTGCTCGCCACCGTGGCCGGTGCCACCGCCCTGGCCGGTGCCCGTGACCTGGCCACCCTCACCGTGGCCCTGGAGACCGCGACCCTGCCGGCGATCGGCCTGATCGCCCTGCGCCGCGACGCCCAGGGAGCGCAGGCCGCCGTCACCCTGCTCCTCACGGCCATCGCCTCCCTCGGCCTGCTGCTGCTCGGCATCGGCCTGCTCTTCCTGGCCACCGGCTCGCTCTACCTCTCCCGGATCGCCGATGTGCTTGCCTCCGACCCGGACGAGAAGGTGCTCGTCGTCGCGGTGGCCGGGGCGGTGCTCGCGCTTGCGGGTATCGGGTTCAAGATCTCGCTGGTGCCGTTCCACCAGTGGACGCCCGACACCTACGCGGGCGCCCCGCTGCCGATCGCCGCGCTGCTGTCCACCGTCTCCAAGGCCGCCGGGCTGGCCGCCGCCGCGGTGCTGCTGGGTATCGGGCTGCCGGCGCTGCACGCCGCCTGGGCGCCCGTGATCGGGGTGCTGGCCGCGCTGACCATGACCGTCGGCAACCTGGTGGCGTTGCGCCAGCAGGTTGCCGTGCGGCTGCTGGCCTGGTCGACCGTGGCCCAGGCGGGCTGGGTGGTGCTGCCGCTGGCGGCCTCGGGCACCACCCGCGACGGTGTGCGGGAGGCGGTCGGGGCCTCACTCGGCTACCTGCTGGCCTACGTGGTGGCCAGCCTGGCCGTGTTCGCCGTGGTGGTGCTGGTCGCGCGGCACCACCGGGCCGGTGAGGAACACACCCTGGCGGCCTACCGCGGCCTGGCTCGCACCGAACCGGTGGCGAGCGCTGTCCTGATGTTCGCCCTGGCCTGCCTGGCCGGGCTCCCGCCGGGGGTGATGGGACTGATCGCCAAGGTGGTGGCGCTGCGCCCGGTGGTGGACGCACAGCTCTGGCCGCTGGCCGTGGTCGCGGCCCTCAACGTAGCCCTGGCCCTGGCCTACTACCTGCGCTGGACCGCGCTCCTGCTCGCCACGACCGATCAGGTGACCGATCAGGCGACACCCCGGTGGCGCCTGCGCCCCGCGGAGGGGATCGTGTTGGGTGGAGCCGCGGCAGGTTGTCTGGGTCTGTCCATCGGGGCCGGGACGATCGCCGGACTGTTACCCGACCTCCTGCACTGA